CGCGGTGAAAACAATTCTCGAAAAAGCGTCAGCCCTTGTGGGAGGGTCATCTTGCAATTGACTATTTGAGTTTAAAATTATATTATATATCTGTATAAGCAAAATTGGCCCCGAAAGGTTAACTTAAAATGGACTCAGATAGATATATAATGAAGATTGATATAAACGCCTTTGACCCTGATGTGACGTTTGACTGCGGACAGTGTTTCCGCTGGGATAAAATTGACGAAGGCATATGGAAAGGTATTGCGCTGGGCAGAAGCCTGGAAGTAAAAAAGGACGGGGACTGGCTGTGTATATCGGGCGCCGAGAAGGCTATGGAGCCGAAGCTTAGGAAATATTTTGACCTCGACCGGGACTATAAACCGGTTCTGGAAGCCCTGTCTGCCGACCCGGTGCTGAAAAAGGCGATAAAGTTTGCCCCGGGGATTCGTATTTTAAGGCAGGAACCGTGGGAAACGCTGTGTTCGTTTATAATATCCCAGAACAACAACATTCCCCGCATAAAAGGTATTGTGTCCCGGCTTTGCGAAAATTTTGGAGACAAAATAGGGGAAAACGAGTATTCTTTCCCTGAAGCGTCGCGTCTGGCCCCACTTAATGAGGAGGACCTTGCGCCGCTTAGAAGCGGTTTTCGGGCAAGGTATATCCTTGACGCGGCAAGGCGCGTCGTGAGCGGTGAAATTGATTTTGACGCACTTACTTACATACCGCTTGCCGACGCGCGAAAGATACTGATGAAGATAAAAGGCGTCGGGCCGAAGGTTGCGGACTGCGTGCTTCTTTTCGGCTGCGGGCGTCTTGACGCATTTCCTATAGACGTTTGGGTCAAGCGTGTTCTTGCCAGATTCTATCCCGACGGTTTTCCGGAGGAATTCGCGAAGTACGGCGGCATAGCACAGCAGTTTCTTTTCCACTATGCCCGTTGCTGCCCAGACAGCGGATTTTAATTAAAGTGAAAAAAGGAGAAATTGATGAAGCTTCTTGTAATTGACGGAAACAGCATACTTAGCCGCGCATTCTACGGCATTAAACTGCTCTCAACGAGGGACGGTCTCTTTACTAACGGCATTTACGGTTTTGTAAACATATTGAACAAGCTGCTCGACGAAACGAAGCCCGACGCAGTGGCGGTGGCGTTCGACCTTGCCGCTCCCACCTTCCGCCATAATGAATACGACGGATATAAAGCCGGGCGAAAGCCGATGCCGGATGAGCTCCAGATGCAGGTGCCGATTTTAAAGGAGCTTCTTGACAAAATGGGCATTGTAAGGCTTGAGGCCGAGGGTTTTGAGGCGGACGATATATTAGGCACCGAGGCTGCTGCCTGCCAAAAGCGCGGGGACGAGTGCGTCCTTGCTACAGGAGACCGGGACAGCCTGCAGCTCGTCAGCGATAAAACCATAGTTATGCTTGCGGGCACAAAGGGCGGCAGGCCGGAAACAACTATTTACGATGTGGCGAAAATTCATGAAGTCTATGGTGTCGAGCCGCGGGAGCTTATCGAAGTAAAGGCGCTGATGGGCGATACCTCCGACCGTATTCCAGGCGTTCCCGGGGTCGGCGAAAAGACCGCATTGAAGCTTATTCAAGACTATAGGACAGTACAGTATATTTATGACCATCTGCCGGAGCTTGAAATCCGCGATTCACTAAGGAAAAAGCTTGAGGCGGGGCGCGACAGCGCTTTTATGAGCCGCGACCTTGCCGAAATCCGCACTAATGCACCGGTTGAAACGGATATAAACAAGCTGAAGATGGCAAAACCTGATAACGCAGGACTATATAAACTGCTGCGGCGCCTTGAGTTTTACAAGCTGATTGAAAAATTGGGGCTTCAGCAGGAGCCGGAGGTCATAGAGGCCGTATTGTCGGCCGAAACCGTGCCGGTTAAGGTCGCCGAGGACGGAGAAAAGCTGCTCGCGCGCCTGAAAAAGGCGGGAGAGGCCGACTTTTCAGCCGTAATAGGCGGCGAGATTGCCGCTCTTTGCTTTGCGTTCGACAAAGATGTCCAAGTGGCTTTGCCGGAAAAAACAAAAGGTTATGATAAATTTTTAAAGGGATTTTTCGAAGATGAAAATATAAAAAAGCGCACCCATGACATAAAGCCGATACACGCGGAGTGCCTTAAATCGGAATATGATTTTCGCGGTGCCGCGTTCGATACAATGCTGGCGGGGTATGTGCTTGACCCTCTCTCAAATTCATATGAGCCGTCAAGACTCTGCGCAAAATTAGGGGTAACCCCACCGGCGGCCGACTGCCCCTTCGGCCTCATTGAGGACGTTGTTGAGGCCACAAAAACCGCTGTTGCAGTGCGTGCCCTTTATCCTGTAATGTCAAAAAAGATAGAGGAAAACGGGCAGGAACGGCTTTATTATGACGTCGAGCTGCCGCTTGCCGGTGTCCTTGCCCAGATGGAGACAGTCGGCTTCAAGGTTGATGCCGAGGGTATAAAGAATTACGGCGAGGCGCTGGAATCAAAGCTAAAAGAGATAGAAAAGCAAATTTATGAATATACGGGATATGAGTTTAATATAAATTCACCGAAGCAGCTCGGAATGGCCCTTTTTGAAAAGTTGGGGCTGCCGGCAAAGAAAAAGACAAAGACGGGCTATTCCACCAACGCGGAGGTTCTCGAAGGCCTGCGCGGCTATCACCCGGTAATTGACCTTCTGCTGGAGTACCGCCAGCTGTCGAAGCTCAAGTCAACCTATACTGACGGGCTTGTAAAGGTAATAGCCAGCGACGGGCGC
This DNA window, taken from [Clostridium] cellulosi, encodes the following:
- the polA gene encoding DNA polymerase I (High confidence in function and specificity), which translates into the protein MKLLVIDGNSILSRAFYGIKLLSTRDGLFTNGIYGFVNILNKLLDETKPDAVAVAFDLAAPTFRHNEYDGYKAGRKPMPDELQMQVPILKELLDKMGIVRLEAEGFEADDILGTEAAACQKRGDECVLATGDRDSLQLVSDKTIVMLAGTKGGRPETTIYDVAKIHEVYGVEPRELIEVKALMGDTSDRIPGVPGVGEKTALKLIQDYRTVQYIYDHLPELEIRDSLRKKLEAGRDSAFMSRDLAEIRTNAPVETDINKLKMAKPDNAGLYKLLRRLEFYKLIEKLGLQQEPEVIEAVLSAETVPVKVAEDGEKLLARLKKAGEADFSAVIGGEIAALCFAFDKDVQVALPEKTKGYDKFLKGFFEDENIKKRTHDIKPIHAECLKSEYDFRGAAFDTMLAGYVLDPLSNSYEPSRLCAKLGVTPPAADCPFGLIEDVVEATKTAVAVRALYPVMSKKIEENGQERLYYDVELPLAGVLAQMETVGFKVDAEGIKNYGEALESKLKEIEKQIYEYTGYEFNINSPKQLGMALFEKLGLPAKKKTKTGYSTNAEVLEGLRGYHPVIDLLLEYRQLSKLKSTYTDGLVKVIASDGRIHTNFNQVETRTGRISSTEPNLQNIPVRSEVGRELRRFFIPEKGCVLVDADYSQIELRILAHVANDKAMIDAFNNKVDIHTLTASQVFNMPLSMVTPLMRSRAKAVNFGIVYGISAFSLSQDIGVSVKEADSYIKGYLNKFSGVRSYMEHVIKSAYEKGYVETLLGRRRNLPELASSNRNIRSFGERVARNTPIQGTAADIIKIAMIRVHDRLLAEHMKSRLILQVHDELIVEAPKEEAERAGKILREEMEAAMKLSVKLEADVHCGDSWYAAKG
- a CDS encoding 8-oxoguanine DNA glycosylase (High confidence in function and specificity), with the translated sequence MDSDRYIMKIDINAFDPDVTFDCGQCFRWDKIDEGIWKGIALGRSLEVKKDGDWLCISGAEKAMEPKLRKYFDLDRDYKPVLEALSADPVLKKAIKFAPGIRILRQEPWETLCSFIISQNNNIPRIKGIVSRLCENFGDKIGENEYSFPEASRLAPLNEEDLAPLRSGFRARYILDAARRVVSGEIDFDALTYIPLADARKILMKIKGVGPKVADCVLLFGCGRLDAFPIDVWVKRVLARFYPDGFPEEFAKYGGIAQQFLFHYARCCPDSGF